CTGAGGAAATAGGGATGTTATTGGGACGTTCGTACAGGAGCGATGTGACCTGAGTTTTGTTTGTAACGGATTAGACTCTGTCTGTGGCATTAAGGCTAGGCTGTGGGGGCAGGAACAGAAGCAGGGGGACCAATTTTGTGGCCTGTGCAGCTTTCTAGGTGAGCAGGGATTGTGGGTTGGAGGAGGATGGTATAGAGGAGGTGACAGGAAGTGGCAGGGCTCTCTAGCTGTGTGTCTGGTATGTAGACACTGGCCACAGATGGCATTTGAGCACTAGAGACCCGGCTGGTCCACATGGAATTTCCATAAGCACATaatacacaccagatttcaaagacttaatatgaaagaaagaatgaaaaataccttgctatttcttttcttttctttccttttttttttttttttttttgagacccaggctcgctctgtcacccaggctggagtgcagtggtgtgatctgggctcactgcaatctctgcctgccaggttcaagtgattctcctgcctcagtctcctgagtacctgggactacaggcacatgccaccacacttggctaattttttgtatttttagtggtgatggagtttcaccacgttgtccaggctactctggaactcctgacctcaggggatccgcctgccttggcctcccaaagtgctggaattacaggcgtgagccaccaggctcggccatattttgctattttctacATGGATTACATGTTGCAATGGTAATGTTTGGACTATTGTGGGTTAAATAGAATATATGATTAAAGTgaattcatctatttcttttaactttaaaacaTATGTCTGTTAGAGGATTTGAAATTCCACATGCGGCTTGCATTTGTGCCctgcattttatttctgttggaCGGTGCTCTTTGGGACATGCTTTGAAGGTGGAGTCAACAGGATTTGACAGATTACAGAGGAGAGACTTCGAGGGTGATTCCACGACTTCGGGGCTGAGCACCTGGAAGAATGGGGTTAATATTAGCCAAGATGAGGAAGGCTGTTGGTTTGGCAGGTGTGTGGGCAGGTTAGGAGTTTAGTTTTGAATATGTTGGAGGTGTTTATGAAACTTTTAAGTGGAAATGGAAACTAGGCAGTTGGATGCGTAAGTCCAGGGTTCAGGGGGACAGTTCAGGCTGGAGATGAAGATGTGGGAGTCTGAGCAGAGATTGTATTCAAATATTCAATCCATGAGACTTGACGAAATCACTTCTCTTCCAAATGGtgtacagcctacagaatcaTTTTCCCTATCTTTGTAGGTTTATGTCTTcatgttgtttcatttatttttcagttattcaCTGTTTCAGTGAGTTTTGGGTAGGAGCCAGATTGGATGCGTGTGTCCAATTCACCATCCAACACTATTAACGACTTGAAACTTCTGTGGTTGTTCGGTTGCTTTTCTGACCTTTTATTCTGGACGGAAGAGAGATGCTTATGAAGTTGTAGTAATCAGTAAGCCTTCCCACACTGCTCCATCAGCCTTCCTGGAGGAACAATGTCTTCTGTCTTTCCCGTAGGCAAGAAGGCTGCTCGATCTTGCCACAGTGAAAGCGAATGGATTGGCCGCCTTCCTTCTACAACATGTTCAGGAATTACCAGTCCCGTTGGCCCTGCCTTTGGAAGGTAGGTATATGTTCTCAGTTAATCAGAAAGGGAAGGGCAGTCAGTGCAGATCCATGGTTAAGAGTAGAACACACCTCGGTTAGCGTCCCATATGCTGGCAGTGTAGCCTCcatgtgactcagtttccttgttttaAGGCTACCACCACCCCCTATCTCATTGCAATTTTAGGAGGATTAAAAGGACAAAAGCGTGTGATGTTAGCTATTAGCTTTCATTATCTCCCACACAGTACACTGACAATTGGAGCTACCATATGCTGAAGGCTAACTAAAGGTGTTACTTACCATCCAAACTCTCGTTATCTGTACCAAAAAGATACGGACACGCGTTTTGAGTTAGGGCTGGTACCTCTTGATCTCTGAAATTTAGCAGCTCACAATCGGAAACTCAAGAACCAAGTGGATCTGGAGACTCTGGTATCCCTCAGTGCCCAGGGTCACCACCCAAACTCAGGAACAGGAGGAGCTTGGACAGCACCTCTTGAACATACCAGGCATCCTGCCGGGTGCTTTATGGACAATGTCTACCCTTTGCAACAACCCTGAGAAGTAGGTGGTGGTTTTTTCACCTTATAGATGTGGAAACTGGGCAGGGAGGTTAAGTGACAAGGGAGGGGGAGATGGGTCTGATTGTAAATTGTCCCCACCtacactttctcttttcttgggAGAAGAAATGTCAGTTGTAAAGAGAGGGTGCAAAAGTCTGGCACTCTTTAGGGCTTGTTCCTATACCACTGTAGGGAAAGCTCATTGGCACTGAAGCTCCCTGAGCTGTGCGTGGTGCTGGCAGTTGGGTCTATCACCCTGGGCCCTGCCCTGTGGGCAGCAAGCAAACCTGTGGGAGGGGTGGCTGTAAGTCTGTGCCTGGCACTCGCGAGTGCACTGTCCCGTCAAAGAACGGGATCTAAACATCAGTGCACCACAGGGGGGTTGAGCAGCATGGAGCGCGGGGCCTGGTTTGGCCCTTGGTTGAGGTTTGCCGTTGATATCATCAAGCACAGCTGGTCGCTGTAAGACCAGGCCAGGGTGCAGGATTCCCCACACTTCTAAAGGTGTGTTTATTTCTctataaaatgacattttctttttttccggAGAATTTTAGTATCATTGGTGATGGCTGGAAAGCCTGCATTGGAAATCAGGTCGGAAGAGGAAGATATATATCTGATATGTATTGGAGAGGAAGATATTTACCTTATGGTCTAAGTTCAGGGATCCTGGTGTATTCAGAGGGCAGAAAGCTCAGCAATAATCATCAACTCTGGGAACAACAGAGGTGACGTAAACACAGGGCGTCCCCTTTGTGTGACTGCAGATAGTCGTCAGTGAGCTCAGAGCTCTCTGAAAATTACTTGTTAGTTTTTGGGTTGAAAATAAGTGGGCCAGTGTTTGGTTGGGGGCAGTGAGGCTGTGATGGCGGGGGACCGTGCTGAGTTCCTACCAGCCGGGGACTCTAAACCAGCACTTCCCCGTTTCCTGAAAGGGGAACTAAACCCTGACACAGGAAATGGCTCACTCGCATTGCTTTCAGGATGAGAAAGGAAGAGCAGTAGCCTTCCAAACACACCCTGTGCATGAAAACTCTCCCTGCATGGGGTGCATGGGGAGGATGAGGAAGTGGAGGCAGGATCACAGACTCTCATTCTAGTGCTCAGCTGGGGCACCCTGGTGACCCCGAGGCCTTCTATTGCTAGGCCCACCCAGATCAATCAGGCTCATCTCCCCATCTCGAAGTTTAACTTTATCACATCTGCAGAGTTCCTTTTGCCacataaggtaacatattcacaggttctgaggatCGGGACACGGACATCTTCGAGGGTCTATTGTTGTGCCTACTATAGCCatgaataataatgataataagcaCCATTTTTTGAGAGTTTGCCATGTCAGATATTCTTTTAAACTCTATTTTATCTCACTGCCTCCTGAAACAATCCTTCCAGGTGTATATTGtccccatttttacagatgagagaactgaggcccagaaaggctAAATGGCTTGCCCAAGTGTGTGGTGGACGCAGGTTTTCACGCTCCGGTGTGTCAGACTTCAGAGACTGGGCTCCTGAGCCCTGAAGCCCTTTGTTCCCCTTAGAAAAAGTTAACTGAGAGTGAATGGTGAAGGGATTTATCCAAAGCCACCTGGCCATTATGGCAGGACAGATATCAGAATACAGGTCTTCTGATCCCAGCCTAGAGCCCCTTCCCATCATCTACAACTCCTCCTGGTGTGAGTAATGATAACGGCAGTCACTGATGTCTTTGGACTTACTTTGTGTTGAGCACTGTGCTGAGCACTTGACATACGTCATCTTAGTTGATCCGTGTAAAAAGTCTGTAAGGTAGAGATCAACATTTCTCCCACCTTACAGAGGTGGAAACTGACCGTTAGGAAGTTTCCTTGATTGTCCTCAAAGTCCACAGCTTGTGAATGGAGGAGCCAGGATGGGCGCTTGCTGGCTGTCCTATCCCTTCAGTTATGTCAGCTTCCCCCACAGCAGCCCACTGTCTGATTAGGTCCCCTCTTCACCATGGTGCCACCTTCATCTGCCTCTTCTTCTGCCTTCCAGCTGCCACATGCAGGAAGTACATGGCCAAGCTGAGGACCACGGTGTCTGCTCAGGCTCGCTTCCTCAGCACCTATGATGGGGCAGAGACGCTCTGCCTGGAGGACATATACACAGAGAATGGCCTGGAGGTCTGGGCAGACGTGGGCATGGCTGGACCCCCGCAGAAGAGCCCGGCCACCCTGGGCCTGGAGGAGCTCTTCAGCACCCGCAGCCACCTCAACGACGATGCAGACACCGTGCTGGTGGTCGGTGAGGCGGGCAGCGGCAAGAGCACGCTCCTGCAGCGGCTCCACTTGCTGTGGGCTGCAGGGCGAGACTTCCAGGAATTTCTCTTTGTCTTCCCATTCAGCTGCCGGCAGCTGCAGTGCGTGGCCAAACCACTCTCCGTGCGGACACTACTCTTTGAGCACTGCTGTTGGCCTGATGTTGATCAAGAGGACATCTTCCAGTTCCTCCTTGACCACCCTGACCGTGTCCTGTTAACCTTTGATGGCTTTGATGAGTTCAAGTTCAGGTTCACGGATCATGAGCGTCACTGCTCCCCGACCGACCCCACCTCTGTCCAGACCCTGCTCTTCAACCTTCTGCAGGGCAACCTGCTGAAGAATGCCCGAAAGGTGATGACCAGCCGTCCAGCCGCTGTGTCAGCATTCCTCAGGAAGTACATCCGCACCGAGTTCAACCTCAAGGGCTTCTCTGAACAGGGCATCGAGCTGTACTTGAGGAAGCGCCATCGTGAGCCTGGGGTGGCGGACCGCCTCATCCGCCTGCTCCAAGGGACCTCAGCCCTGCACGGTTTGTGCCACCTTCCTGTCTTCTCGTGGATGGTGTCCAAATGCCACCAGGAACTGTTGCTGCAGGAGGGGGTGTCCCCAAAGACCACTACAGATATGTACCTGCTGATCCTGCAGCATTTTCTGCTGCATGCCACCTccccagactcagcctcccagggtctGGGACCCAGTCTTCTTCGGGGCCGTCTCCCCACCCTTCTGCACCTGGGCAGACTAGCCCTGTGGGGCCTGGGCATGTGCTGCTACGTGTTCTCAGCCCAGCAGCTCCAGGCAGCACAGGTCAGCCCTGATGACATTTCTCTTGGCTTCCTGGTGCGTGCCAAAGGTGTCATGCCAGGGAGTACGGCGCCCCTGGAATTCCTGCACATCACTTTCCAGTGCTTCTTTGCTGCATTCTACCTGGCATTCAGTGCTGATGTGTCACCAGCTTTGCTCAGACACCTCTTCAATTGTGGCAGGCCCGGCAACTCACCGATGGCCAGGCTCCTGCCCACGCTGTGCATCCAGGGCTCAGAGGGAAAGGACGGCAGCGTGGCAGCTTTGCTGCAGAAGGCCGAGCCGCACAACCTTCAGATCACGGCAGCCTTCCTGGCGGGGCTGTTGTCCCGGGAGCACTGGGACCTGCTGGCCGAGTGCCAGGCATCTGAGAAGGCCCTGCTCCGGCGCCAGGCCTGTGCCCGCTGGTGTCTGGCCCGCAGCCTCCGCAAGCACTTCCACTCCATCCCGCCAGCTGCGCCGGGTGAGGCCAAGAGCATGCACGCCATGCCCGGGTTCATCTGGCTTATCCGGAGCCTATACGAGATGCAGGAGGAGCGGCTAGCACGGAAGGCTGCACGTGGCCTGAATGTCGGGCACCTCAAGTTGACATTTTGCAGTGTGGGCCCCGCGGAGTGTGCTGCCCTGGCCTTTGTGCTGCGGCACCTCAGGCAGCCCGTGGCCCTGCAGCTGGACTACAACTCTGTGGGTGACATTGGCGTGGAGCAGCTGCTGCCTTGCCTTGGTGTCTGCAAGGCTCTGTAGTGAGTGTTACTGGGCATTGCTATTCAGGCATGGAGAAGCATCATCAAGGCTAAGCGTGGGAGCACCGAGCTGGGATCTAGAAATCTGGGCCCAGCTTCACCTTTGCCACCCTTCTTTGCACCCTTGTCCAGATCCCTTCCCTTCTGGGTCTTAATTTCAATATGTGGTGATGACAGCCATACTTTATTGACTGGCCTATGTGCTGGGTCTGGTGCTACTCTTTCCGGAATGACCTCATCTAATCTCTACAACTACCCAGGGCTGTAGGCAGGAATGTTATTATCTCCAGTATCCTTGACTTGAGGCTCAGAGGAGTGAAGTAAattgtccagggtcacacaggaaATGGCAGAGTTGAGGTTCACAAATCACATCTTTCTGATAACAGGTTTCCTGCCCCCCACCAGTCTCTGGATACACTTCAGAGGCTCCCTGAAAACCTTGAGGTCACATGCAGAAAGTTTTGTGTACTATGTGTCACCAAATCAGAGGTGACTAGTGCCCCATcagagactttaacatcccaatCAGATGGGAATGTCAGGGCCCAAGAAATAGAAAGTGGCTGCAGGATTTCAACAGTGGCTATCTTCCATTTGCCTGGCCACTTTCAACAATGGAAGAGGAGCCACTCTTGGATTCCTGAGGTAGCACAGTATCCAAACAGGATTTCAGCACTACCTGTATTGCTTAAGAGCCCCAGCCAAAGATATGAGGTTTTGCCCTTTGGAGAATCGGTGCCCCTGAACTCAGTGGCCTCTTTCCACATCTTGGGGGCAGGCAAGGGCAGAGGGTGTGCCTAGGCCTGGGGATCAGCATGCCACAGATTCCCCAACATCCTTCCAGCTTGAAAGGGGACGCCCTGCTTCTATTTAGAACCCATGGGAAAGCAGAAGTTCTAGATTGAAGTTAAAATCGATTCCCAGCCTCCAGGGGCTTTAGGCTACACCTGGATGACCTTAATTGACCCTAAGCATGGGACAAACCTCTTCTTGAGAGTATTAGGATGGTATACATCTTCTCTGGGGCAAAGCAACAAGATTTATTTTTCACTATGGGCCGAACACATGGATATCCACTAGAAACCGTGCAGTGACTTTTGTTAACCCTGACATAAGGACCATGGTCATAAGGTTAAAGCATAATAACAACATAATACATAACATAtatagtgaatatatatatatgtgttatacACAATGAATATAAATATGATTATACCCATCATGGTCTTGGAGGAAACAGATGATACACTTAAAATGGATGATTTGAGGAGAGTTTAATAAAGAGATTGTTTATAAGCCATGGGCAGGAGTTAGGAAGAGCGAGAGGGTTGCTGCAGGGGCCTGGGGTTAGTAACCGCTGGGGGAGGGTAGACTtgaagggggaaggggagggagactAATTAGCTGGGGGGAAGGTATGGAGAGGGCTGCCTGAGCTTCTGCAACCTGGAAGAATACCGCTTGGCCCTAACTCCCCACCCTGATTCTTGCCCCTGGCCAGCGCCTTCCACTGACTGGACCCAACAGGGAGACCGAGTGGGCTGCCTGCTGGAGTCGTCCCCAGGCATCAGCCTCCCAGGAGCCAGAGATGGGTAGAGAAGGGGGAGAGTGGATCTGGCCAGGCAAGTGGAAGACAGCCAGCACCAAACTGTATTTCCCTAGGAGGGAGGATCCTGATACTTTGAGTGGGAATTTGGAAACCTGTCTGTTGGAGCAATTTCCCTGACAGAAATAAGAATGTGCATTTTCCTGGGTAGTAGACTCATAGTTTGTACCCTAAGAGGCCAGCCATCACTGGCCTGTGTGATCCTCATAGGCCAGTCCATCTCTGGAATTCTTGAATGGATCTTCCATCCTTGATTAAGGATGTCCCCATGATTCCCAGGGTGTGCAGAAGGGCTCTG
This genomic window from Macaca mulatta isolate MMU2019108-1 chromosome 20, T2T-MMU8v2.0, whole genome shotgun sequence contains:
- the NOD2 gene encoding nucleotide-binding oligomerization domain-containing protein 2 isoform X4 codes for the protein MCSQEAFQAQRSQLVELLVSGSLEGFESVLDWLLSWEVLSWEDYEGIHLLGQPLSHLARRLLDTVWNKGTWACQKLVAAAQEAQADSQSPKLHGCWDPHSLHPAQDLQSHRPAIVRRLHSHVEGVLDLARERGFVSQYECDEIRLPIFTPSQRARRLLDLATVKANGLAAFLLQHVQELPVPLALPLEAATCRKYMAKLRTTVSAQARFLSTYDGAETLCLEDIYTENGLEVWADVGMAGPPQKSPATLGLEELFSTRSHLNDDADTVLVVGEAGSGKSTLLQRLHLLWAAGRDFQEFLFVFPFSCRQLQCVAKPLSVRTLLFEHCCWPDVDQEDIFQFLLDHPDRVLLTFDGFDEFKFRFTDHERHCSPTDPTSVQTLLFNLLQGNLLKNARKVMTSRPAAVSAFLRKYIRTEFNLKGFSEQGIELYLRKRHREPGVADRLIRLLQGTSALHGLCHLPVFSWMVSKCHQELLLQEGVSPKTTTDMYLLILQHFLLHATSPDSASQGLGPSLLRGRLPTLLHLGRLALWGLGMCCYVFSAQQLQAAQVSPDDISLGFLVRAKGVMPGSTAPLEFLHITFQCFFAAFYLAFSADVSPALLRHLFNCGRPGNSPMARLLPTLCIQGSEGKDGSVAALLQKAEPHNLQITAAFLAGLLSREHWDLLAECQASEKALLRRQACARWCLARSLRKHFHSIPPAAPGEAKSMHAMPGFIWLIRSLYEMQEERLARKAARGLNVGHLKLTFCSVGPAECAALAFVLRHLRQPVALQLDYNSVGDIGVEQLLPCLGVCKALYLRDNNISDRGICKLIECALHCEQLQKLALGNNHITAAGARVLAEGLRGNASLQFLGFWGNRVGDEGAQALAEALGDHQSLRWLSLVGNNIGSVGAQALALMLAKNVMLEELCLEENHLQDEGVCCLAEGLKRNSSLKILKLSNNCITYLGAEALLQALERNDTILEVWLRGNTFSLEEADKLGCRDTRLLL
- the NOD2 gene encoding nucleotide-binding oligomerization domain-containing protein 2 isoform X1; the protein is MGFDGGRGGGPVSPDEEERASVLLGHFLGCEMCSQEAFQAQRSQLVELLVSGSLEGFESVLDWLLSWEVLSWEDYEGIHLLGQPLSHLARRLLDTVWNKGTWACQKLVAAAQEAQADSQSPKLHGCWDPHSLHPAQDLQSHRPAIVRRLHSHVEGVLDLARERGFVSQYECDEIRLPIFTPSQRARRLLDLATVKANGLAAFLLQHVQELPVPLALPLEAATCRKYMAKLRTTVSAQARFLSTYDGAETLCLEDIYTENGLEVWADVGMAGPPQKSPATLGLEELFSTRSHLNDDADTVLVVGEAGSGKSTLLQRLHLLWAAGRDFQEFLFVFPFSCRQLQCVAKPLSVRTLLFEHCCWPDVDQEDIFQFLLDHPDRVLLTFDGFDEFKFRFTDHERHCSPTDPTSVQTLLFNLLQGNLLKNARKVMTSRPAAVSAFLRKYIRTEFNLKGFSEQGIELYLRKRHREPGVADRLIRLLQGTSALHGLCHLPVFSWMVSKCHQELLLQEGVSPKTTTDMYLLILQHFLLHATSPDSASQGLGPSLLRGRLPTLLHLGRLALWGLGMCCYVFSAQQLQAAQVSPDDISLGFLVRAKGVMPGSTAPLEFLHITFQCFFAAFYLAFSADVSPALLRHLFNCGRPGNSPMARLLPTLCIQGSEGKDGSVAALLQKAEPHNLQITAAFLAGLLSREHWDLLAECQASEKALLRRQACARWCLARSLRKHFHSIPPAAPGEAKSMHAMPGFIWLIRSLYEMQEERLARKAARGLNVGHLKLTFCSVGPAECAALAFVLRHLRQPVALQLDYNSVGDIGVEQLLPCLGVCKALYLRDNNISDRGICKLIECALHCEQLQKLALFNNKLTDGCAHSMAKLLACRQNFLALRLGNNHITAAGARVLAEGLRGNASLQFLGFWGNRVGDEGAQALAEALGDHQSLRWLSLVGNNIGSVGAQALALMLAKNVMLEELCLEENHLQDEGVCCLAEGLKRNSSLKILKLSNNCITYLGAEALLQALERNDTILEVWLRGNTFSLEEADKLGCRDTRLLL
- the NOD2 gene encoding nucleotide-binding oligomerization domain-containing protein 2 isoform X5, producing MGFDGGRGGGPVSPDEEERASVLLGHFLGCEMCSQEAFQAQRSQLVELLVSGSLEGFESVLDWLLSWEVLSWEDYEGIHLLGQPLSHLARRLLDTVWNKGTWACQKLVAAAQEAQADSQSPKLHGCWDPHSLHPAQDLQSHRPAIVRRLHSHVEGVLDLARERGFVSQYECDEIRLPIFTPSQRARRLLDLATVKANGLAAFLLQHVQELPVPLALPLEAATCRKYMAKLRTTVSAQARFLSTYDGAETLCLEDIYTENGLEVWADVGMAGPPQKSPATLGLEELFSTRSHLNDDADTVLVVGEAGSGKSTLLQRLHLLWAAGRDFQEFLFVFPFSCRQLQCVAKPLSVRTLLFEHCCWPDVDQEDIFQFLLDHPDRVLLTFDGFDEFKFRFTDHERHCSPTDPTSVQTLLFNLLQGNLLKNARKVMTSRPAAVSAFLRKYIRTEFNLKGFSEQGIELYLRKRHREPGVADRLIRLLQGTSALHGLCHLPVFSWMVSKCHQELLLQEGVSPKTTTDMYLLILQHFLLHATSPDSASQGLGPSLLRGRLPTLLHLGRLALWGLGMCCYVFSAQQLQAAQVSPDDISLGFLVRAKGVMPGSTAPLEFLHITFQCFFAAFYLAFSADVSPALLRHLFNCGRPGNSPMARLLPTLCIQGSEGKDGSVAALLQKAEPHNLQITAAFLAGLLSREHWDLLAECQASEKALLRRQACARWCLARSLRKHFHSIPPAAPGEAKSMHAMPGFIWLIRSLYEMQEERLARKAARGLNVGHLKLTFCSVGPAECAALAFVLRHLRQPVALQLDYNSVGDIGVEQLLPCLGVCKALYLRDNNISDRGICKLIECALHCEQLQKLA
- the NOD2 gene encoding nucleotide-binding oligomerization domain-containing protein 2 isoform X3 — encoded protein: MCSQEAFQAQRSQLVELLVSGSLEGFESVLDWLLSWEVLSWEDYEGIHLLGQPLSHLARRLLDTVWNKGTWACQKLVAAAQEAQADSQSPKLHGCWDPHSLHPAQDLQSHRPAIVRRLHSHVEGVLDLARERGFVSQYECDEIRLPIFTPSQRARRLLDLATVKANGLAAFLLQHVQELPVPLALPLEAATCRKYMAKLRTTVSAQARFLSTYDGAETLCLEDIYTENGLEVWADVGMAGPPQKSPATLGLEELFSTRSHLNDDADTVLVVGEAGSGKSTLLQRLHLLWAAGRDFQEFLFVFPFSCRQLQCVAKPLSVRTLLFEHCCWPDVDQEDIFQFLLDHPDRVLLTFDGFDEFKFRFTDHERHCSPTDPTSVQTLLFNLLQGNLLKNARKVMTSRPAAVSAFLRKYIRTEFNLKGFSEQGIELYLRKRHREPGVADRLIRLLQGTSALHGLCHLPVFSWMVSKCHQELLLQEGVSPKTTTDMYLLILQHFLLHATSPDSASQGLGPSLLRGRLPTLLHLGRLALWGLGMCCYVFSAQQLQAAQVSPDDISLGFLVRAKGVMPGSTAPLEFLHITFQCFFAAFYLAFSADVSPALLRHLFNCGRPGNSPMARLLPTLCIQGSEGKDGSVAALLQKAEPHNLQITAAFLAGLLSREHWDLLAECQASEKALLRRQACARWCLARSLRKHFHSIPPAAPGEAKSMHAMPGFIWLIRSLYEMQEERLARKAARGLNVGHLKLTFCSVGPAECAALAFVLRHLRQPVALQLDYNSVGDIGVEQLLPCLGVCKALYLRDNNISDRGICKLIECALHCEQLQKLALFNNKLTDGCAHSMAKLLACRQNFLALRLGNNHITAAGARVLAEGLRGNASLQFLGFWGNRVGDEGAQALAEALGDHQSLRWLSLVGNNIGSVGAQALALMLAKNVMLEELCLEENHLQDEGVCCLAEGLKRNSSLKILKLSNNCITYLGAEALLQALERNDTILEVWLRGNTFSLEEADKLGCRDTRLLL
- the NOD2 gene encoding nucleotide-binding oligomerization domain-containing protein 2 isoform X2; the encoded protein is MGFDGGRGGGPVSPDEEERASVLLGHFLGCEMCSQEAFQAQRSQLVELLVSGSLEGFESVLDWLLSWEVLSWEDYEGIHLLGQPLSHLARRLLDTVWNKGTWACQKLVAAAQEAQADSQSPKLHGCWDPHSLHPAQDLQSHRPAIVRRLHSHVEGVLDLARERGFVSQYECDEIRLPIFTPSQRARRLLDLATVKANGLAAFLLQHVQELPVPLALPLEAATCRKYMAKLRTTVSAQARFLSTYDGAETLCLEDIYTENGLEVWADVGMAGPPQKSPATLGLEELFSTRSHLNDDADTVLVVGEAGSGKSTLLQRLHLLWAAGRDFQEFLFVFPFSCRQLQCVAKPLSVRTLLFEHCCWPDVDQEDIFQFLLDHPDRVLLTFDGFDEFKFRFTDHERHCSPTDPTSVQTLLFNLLQGNLLKNARKVMTSRPAAVSAFLRKYIRTEFNLKGFSEQGIELYLRKRHREPGVADRLIRLLQGTSALHGLCHLPVFSWMVSKCHQELLLQEGVSPKTTTDMYLLILQHFLLHATSPDSASQGLGPSLLRGRLPTLLHLGRLALWGLGMCCYVFSAQQLQAAQVSPDDISLGFLVRAKGVMPGSTAPLEFLHITFQCFFAAFYLAFSADVSPALLRHLFNCGRPGNSPMARLLPTLCIQGSEGKDGSVAALLQKAEPHNLQITAAFLAGLLSREHWDLLAECQASEKALLRRQACARWCLARSLRKHFHSIPPAAPGEAKSMHAMPGFIWLIRSLYEMQEERLARKAARGLNVGHLKLTFCSVGPAECAALAFVLRHLRQPVALQLDYNSVGDIGVEQLLPCLGVCKALYLRDNNISDRGICKLIECALHCEQLQKLALGNNHITAAGARVLAEGLRGNASLQFLGFWGNRVGDEGAQALAEALGDHQSLRWLSLVGNNIGSVGAQALALMLAKNVMLEELCLEENHLQDEGVCCLAEGLKRNSSLKILKLSNNCITYLGAEALLQALERNDTILEVWLRGNTFSLEEADKLGCRDTRLLL